In Kytococcus sedentarius DSM 20547, the sequence GCCGAGGAGGGGGTGGACCCCTCGCGCGGGACCGAGACCCTGGCGCAGGTCGTCGTCGAGGTGCAGACCAACCGCTGGACCGGGGTGCCGTTCGTGCTGCGCAGCGGCAAGGCGCTGGGGGAGAAGGCCAAGGAGGTGCGCATCACCTTCCGCGACGTGCGCCACCTCCCCGCGGGCCTGACCGGTCAGCAGGGCCCCGACCAGCTGGTGGTGAGCCTCAAGCCTGGACCGGTCGAGCTGCACCTGACCATGAACGCGACCGACCCCACCCGCATCGAGCAGAAGGTGCTGACCACCACTGTGGGGGAGCCCGAGCTGCTGCCCTACGGCGAGGTGCTGGCCGGCATCCTCGACGGCGACCCGCTGCTGACCGTGCGGGGTGACAACGCGGTGCAGTCCTGGCGGATCATCGAGCAGGTGCTCGGCGCCTGGGAGTGCGACGAGGTGCCGCTGGAGGAGTACGCCGCCGGGTCCGCCGGGCCCGCGGGCTGGGACGTGGGGCCGGAGGGCCCCGCCCGGCGCTGAGGGGTCAGCCGGCGTCACCCGGCTCGTGGTCGGCGCCCATCACGTGCAGCAGCCGGTGGGCCGTCTCGTCCACCAGCCGGTAGCGCATCGAGCGTCCGTCCCGGGTCGCCTCCACCCAGCCCTGCGAGCGCAGGGTCCGCAGCGCCTGGGAGGCCGTGGCCTGGCTGATGCCCGCGGCCTCGGCGAGCTCGGCCACCGACGAGCCGGGGTGGTGGTGCATCCGGTCCAGCAGGCGCAGCCGGGTGGTGTCCCCGAGCAGGTCGAAGCGCTGCGCCCACTGGTTGTGACGGTCGGTGGCCATGCCCCGAGAATCCCACACCGGCCCGCGAGCCAAGTACCCTCGCGGCGTGCCCCACTCCACCGACCGCCAGAGCCCCCGCGCCCCCGGACTGTTCAGCCGTTCCTACGTCCTGATGCTGGTGGGCATCGTCGGCGCGTTCCTCAACTTTGCCCTGCTGCTGCCGGTCGTCCCGGCCTGGGCCGAGCGCCTCGGCGCCTCCTCGACCGGCGTCGGGGCCACGACCACGGTCATGATGGCGGCGTGCGTGCTGGGCCAGGTGGGCATGCCCTGGCTGCTGCGGAGGTTCGGCTTCGTGAAGCCCTACGTTGCCGGCCTGGTGTTCATGGGCGCCCCGGCGCTGCTGCTGCCGTGGGCCTCGGCACTCGAGGCCGTCTACGCCATCCAGG encodes:
- a CDS encoding ArsR/SmtB family transcription factor, which codes for MATDRHNQWAQRFDLLGDTTRLRLLDRMHHHPGSSVAELAEAAGISQATASQALRTLRSQGWVEATRDGRSMRYRLVDETAHRLLHVMGADHEPGDAG